The following proteins are encoded in a genomic region of Comamonas resistens:
- a CDS encoding FKBP-type peptidyl-prolyl cis-trans isomerase — protein MTTSATPTAVATDLPVVQAGSFLTLHYRLAGPAGDVINTFNEKPATLSLGAGELSPAMEDKLIGLAEGTHTTFELAAGEAFGERNPDMMQWVARKLMNELGDPHEQYTAGDVVQFPTPDGLGQYAGAVVQVREDGAVLFDFNHPLAGQPVTFEVKLIGVL, from the coding sequence ATGACCACAAGCGCTACCCCCACCGCCGTCGCCACGGACCTGCCCGTCGTGCAGGCCGGCTCTTTTCTCACGCTGCATTACCGCCTGGCGGGGCCTGCGGGCGATGTGATCAATACCTTCAATGAAAAGCCGGCGACGCTGTCGCTGGGTGCCGGCGAGCTGTCGCCGGCCATGGAAGACAAGCTGATCGGCCTGGCCGAGGGAACTCACACCACGTTCGAGCTGGCTGCGGGCGAGGCTTTTGGCGAGCGCAACCCGGACATGATGCAGTGGGTGGCGCGCAAGCTCATGAACGAGCTGGGCGATCCGCACGAGCAGTACACCGCTGGCGACGTGGTGCAGTTCCCCACGCCCGATGGCCTGGGCCAATATGCCGGTGCCGTGGTGCAGGTGCGCGAGGACGGTGCCGTGCTGTTCGACTTCAACCATCCGCTGGCCGGCCAGCCGGTGACGTTTGAAGTCAAGCTGATCGGAGTGCTCTGA
- the serS gene encoding serine--tRNA ligase, with protein MLDIQLLRKDLDSVVARLQTRKNPQAFLNVEAFKALESERKSIQTRTEELQSKRNQLSKQIGMLMGKGEKDAAEAAKAEVAAMKTELEQSATRLDQIQTELQAMLVAVPNLPHESVPVGGDEEGNVEVRRFGTPRNFDFEIKDHVDLGAPIGLDFEAGVKLSGARFTVMQGQIARLHRALAQFMLDLQTEQHGYTECYVPYIVNSDSLKGTGQLPKFEGDLFAAQKGGQDAEPLPDTAALYLIPTAEVPLTNLVRDEVLAEDRLPIKLTAHSPCFRSEAGSGGRDTRGLIRQHQFDKVEMVQIVHPEKSYEALEEMTGHAEAVLQKLGLPYRVMSLCTGDMGFGSAKTYDLEVWVPAQGTYREISSVSNCEAFQARRMQARFKNAQGKNELVHTLNGSGLAVGRTLVAVLENYQNADGSITVPEALVSYMGGKTLLKA; from the coding sequence ATGCTCGACATTCAACTTCTCCGCAAAGACCTGGATTCAGTCGTCGCCCGACTGCAAACCCGCAAGAACCCCCAAGCCTTCCTGAACGTGGAAGCCTTCAAGGCGCTGGAATCCGAACGCAAGTCCATCCAGACGCGCACGGAGGAGCTGCAGTCCAAGCGCAACCAGCTGTCCAAGCAGATCGGCATGTTGATGGGCAAGGGCGAAAAGGACGCCGCCGAAGCCGCCAAGGCCGAAGTGGCCGCCATGAAGACCGAGCTGGAACAATCGGCCACGCGCCTGGACCAGATCCAGACCGAGCTGCAGGCCATGCTGGTGGCCGTGCCCAATCTGCCTCATGAGTCCGTGCCCGTGGGCGGCGACGAAGAAGGCAATGTGGAAGTGCGCCGCTTCGGCACGCCGAGGAATTTCGACTTCGAGATCAAGGATCACGTCGATCTGGGCGCGCCCATCGGCCTGGACTTCGAAGCCGGCGTCAAGCTCTCCGGTGCACGCTTCACCGTGATGCAGGGCCAGATCGCGCGCCTGCACCGTGCGCTGGCCCAGTTCATGCTGGACCTGCAGACCGAGCAGCATGGCTACACAGAATGCTATGTGCCTTACATCGTCAACAGCGATTCGCTCAAGGGCACGGGCCAGCTGCCCAAGTTCGAAGGCGATCTGTTTGCGGCCCAGAAGGGCGGCCAGGATGCCGAACCCCTGCCCGACACCGCGGCTCTGTACCTGATTCCCACGGCCGAGGTGCCGCTGACGAATCTGGTGCGCGACGAAGTGCTGGCCGAAGACCGCCTGCCCATCAAGCTGACCGCACACAGCCCCTGCTTCCGTTCCGAAGCTGGCTCCGGCGGTCGCGACACGCGCGGTCTGATCCGTCAGCACCAGTTCGACAAGGTCGAGATGGTGCAGATCGTGCATCCCGAAAAGAGCTATGAAGCGCTGGAAGAGATGACCGGTCACGCCGAAGCCGTGCTGCAGAAGCTGGGTCTGCCCTACCGCGTGATGAGCCTGTGCACGGGCGACATGGGCTTTGGCTCCGCCAAGACCTATGACCTCGAAGTCTGGGTGCCGGCACAGGGCACCTACCGCGAAATCAGCTCGGTCTCCAACTGCGAAGCCTTCCAGGCGCGTCGCATGCAGGCCCGCTTCAAGAATGCCCAGGGCAAGAACGAACTGGTGCACACGCTCAACGGTTCCGGCCTGGCCGTGGGTCGTACGCTGGTCGCCGTGCTGGAGAACTATCAGAACGCCGACGGCTCGATCACCGTGCCCGAAGCGCTGGTTTCGTACATGGGTGGCAAAACTTTGCTGAAGGCCTGA
- a CDS encoding M48 family metalloprotease, translating into MRFWERQREARRSTRWLLLVFGLCVLAVVASVHLGLMLAWWLGTLAFGGWDYPTGFATVNIGVTLLLVLGGCWIELDQLRHGGRKLAQRVGAREARPGSSLAEQQLCNIVHEMCIAAHWPAPQVAVLARTEAINAFAAGWDAEDAVIAVTQGALEQLSREEMQGLVAHELSHLREGDTRLNMQLAGMVYGLELIHNFGQSLRERDSLFTQWFGLFIQAAGFVGWLGGQLLKAAVSRQREYLADARAVQWTRSKDGLGGVLRKVLTQRELAEQQYGSWQQDTRSHQGLDKRIVQHMLLAETPHASRLEDWLESHPTVPERIRRIYGRDMKPLPLPFNTVPQAR; encoded by the coding sequence ATGCGTTTCTGGGAGCGACAGCGCGAAGCTAGGCGCAGCACGCGTTGGTTGCTGCTGGTGTTCGGCCTGTGCGTGCTGGCCGTGGTGGCATCGGTGCATCTGGGTCTGATGCTGGCCTGGTGGCTGGGCACTCTGGCATTCGGCGGCTGGGACTATCCCACGGGCTTTGCGACGGTGAATATCGGCGTGACCTTGCTGCTGGTGCTGGGCGGCTGCTGGATAGAGCTGGACCAGCTGCGCCACGGCGGGCGCAAACTGGCACAGCGCGTGGGAGCGCGCGAGGCCAGACCCGGCAGCTCGCTGGCCGAGCAGCAACTGTGCAATATCGTCCATGAAATGTGCATTGCGGCGCACTGGCCTGCGCCCCAGGTCGCGGTGCTGGCGCGAACCGAGGCCATCAATGCCTTTGCGGCGGGCTGGGATGCGGAAGATGCTGTCATTGCCGTGACCCAGGGCGCACTGGAGCAGCTCAGCCGTGAGGAAATGCAGGGCCTGGTCGCGCATGAGCTATCGCATCTGCGCGAGGGTGACACGCGGCTGAACATGCAGCTGGCCGGCATGGTCTATGGGCTGGAGCTGATCCACAACTTCGGTCAGAGCCTGCGCGAGCGCGACAGTTTATTTACGCAATGGTTCGGCCTCTTTATCCAGGCCGCAGGCTTTGTCGGCTGGCTGGGCGGTCAGCTGCTCAAGGCCGCCGTATCGCGTCAGCGCGAATATCTGGCCGATGCGCGCGCCGTGCAGTGGACACGCAGCAAGGACGGTCTGGGCGGCGTGCTGCGCAAGGTGCTTACGCAGCGTGAGCTGGCCGAGCAGCAGTACGGCAGCTGGCAGCAGGACACGCGCAGCCACCAGGGGCTGGACAAGCGCATCGTGCAGCACATGCTGCTGGCCGAAACTCCCCATGCCAGCCGCCTCGAAGACTGGCTGGAATCCCATCCCACGGTGCCCGAGAGGATTCGCCGCATTTACGGTCGCGATATGAAGCCGCTACCCTTGCCATTCAATACCGTGCCCCAGGCGCGGTGA
- a CDS encoding group II truncated hemoglobin yields the protein MQIEEKPPFDTPYEWIGGEDKVQQLVARFYDLMDLEPGYKELRAAHGSTLADARQKLFWFLCGWLGGPDYYQDRFGHPRLRMRHMPFSIGIQERDQWVACMDQAMGETEVPEALRTRLKASFMNTADWMRNRGA from the coding sequence ATGCAGATTGAAGAAAAGCCCCCGTTTGACACCCCCTACGAATGGATAGGTGGCGAAGACAAAGTCCAGCAACTGGTTGCCCGTTTCTATGACCTCATGGATCTGGAGCCCGGCTACAAGGAGCTACGTGCCGCCCATGGCAGCACGCTGGCCGATGCGCGCCAGAAGCTGTTCTGGTTTCTCTGCGGCTGGCTGGGCGGCCCCGACTATTACCAGGATCGTTTCGGTCATCCGCGTCTGCGCATGCGCCATATGCCGTTTTCCATCGGAATCCAGGAGCGCGACCAGTGGGTGGCTTGCATGGATCAGGCCATGGGCGAGACCGAAGTACCCGAGGCCTTGCGCACGCGCCTCAAGGCCAGCTTCATGAACACGGCGGACTGGATGCGCAATCGCGGCGCCTGA
- a CDS encoding bifunctional 2',3'-cyclic-nucleotide 2'-phosphodiesterase/3'-nucleotidase, translating to MQDFDLPGAKLRLGGFFWALQQRRHVLTAVGCAALLAACGGSDDSSTTPVASLPATATLAVLETTDLHFNVRSYDYFKLAEDKTYGFERTATLIRAARKEFANTLLVDNGDTIQGTALADYEAEVKPIPCTQQLSMYKAMGALSFDAGTLGNHEFNYGLPFLNQVLGGGLDVDGVDASQKCAGNGYPAVLANVYSSKTKKPLVQPYAVLERTMVAKGSDGKEVRLPIKIGVIGFTTPGIMNWDKRYLEGKVYTEGAVEAAGKYVPELRAKGADVVVALLHGGLDGSAYSATMENPGLYLSKVAGIDAMVMGHQHSVFPDLSAKPAYSQSGVDNQAGTINGVPAVMASSWGKALGVIQLPLQWDGKKWSVAKTGSKSELRNIQNKDAAGANVFVDADPAVAPLIESQHQAAIQYVKTPIGSTDFRMSTLFADVGDPGAIQIVNQAQQAYVANYIKSSLPQYANLPVLSVSAPFKSGFQGGNDFTDVATGPLAIYNAADLYLYPNTVYAVKVNGADVKDWLEAAAKRFNQIDVSKTAEQPLISSFPGYNFDMFTTADVQYEIDVTQPLGSRIKNLSYLGKPMDTAQEFIIATNNYRATSGASFIPKLNGSSTIWASPDANRDVVIEYVRKNPQITRAANGAAKSWRFAKVTTAGPVVFSSGTNALSVAQAAGLTGVSVLSADDGLGKGMSKYQLDLSK from the coding sequence ATGCAGGATTTCGATTTGCCCGGCGCAAAGCTGCGCTTGGGCGGTTTCTTTTGGGCATTGCAGCAACGCCGCCATGTGCTGACGGCCGTGGGTTGTGCAGCATTGCTGGCCGCCTGCGGCGGCAGCGATGACAGCAGCACAACGCCTGTCGCTTCCCTGCCCGCCACGGCCACGCTGGCCGTTCTGGAGACCACGGACCTGCACTTCAATGTGCGCAGCTATGACTATTTCAAGCTGGCCGAAGACAAGACCTATGGTTTCGAGCGCACGGCCACGCTGATCCGTGCGGCCCGCAAGGAATTCGCCAACACGCTGTTGGTGGACAACGGCGACACCATCCAGGGCACGGCCCTGGCCGACTACGAGGCCGAGGTAAAGCCCATACCCTGCACACAGCAGCTGTCCATGTATAAGGCCATGGGCGCGTTGAGCTTCGACGCGGGCACGCTGGGCAATCATGAATTCAACTACGGCCTGCCCTTTCTCAACCAGGTGCTGGGCGGAGGCCTGGATGTGGATGGCGTCGATGCCAGCCAGAAATGCGCGGGCAACGGCTATCCGGCCGTACTGGCCAATGTCTACAGCAGCAAGACCAAGAAGCCGCTGGTTCAGCCCTATGCAGTGCTGGAGCGCACCATGGTGGCCAAGGGCAGCGATGGCAAGGAAGTCAGGCTGCCCATCAAGATCGGCGTGATCGGCTTCACCACGCCGGGCATCATGAACTGGGACAAGCGCTATCTTGAAGGCAAGGTCTATACCGAGGGCGCGGTGGAGGCTGCCGGCAAATACGTGCCAGAGTTGCGCGCCAAGGGTGCCGATGTGGTGGTGGCGCTGCTGCATGGCGGTCTGGACGGCTCGGCCTATTCGGCCACCATGGAGAACCCCGGCCTGTATCTGTCCAAGGTGGCGGGTATCGATGCCATGGTCATGGGTCACCAGCACAGCGTGTTCCCCGATCTGTCGGCCAAGCCCGCCTACAGCCAGAGCGGCGTGGACAACCAGGCAGGCACCATCAACGGCGTGCCTGCGGTCATGGCCAGCTCCTGGGGCAAGGCCTTGGGCGTGATCCAACTGCCGCTGCAATGGGACGGCAAGAAGTGGAGCGTGGCCAAGACCGGCAGCAAGAGTGAGCTGCGCAATATCCAGAACAAGGATGCCGCAGGGGCCAATGTGTTCGTCGATGCGGACCCCGCAGTGGCACCGTTGATCGAAAGCCAGCACCAGGCCGCCATCCAGTATGTGAAGACGCCGATCGGCAGCACGGACTTTCGCATGAGCACGCTGTTTGCCGATGTGGGCGATCCCGGTGCGATCCAGATCGTGAACCAGGCGCAGCAGGCTTATGTGGCCAACTACATCAAGTCCAGTCTGCCCCAGTACGCCAATCTGCCCGTGCTATCGGTCAGTGCGCCGTTCAAGTCGGGCTTCCAGGGCGGCAATGACTTCACCGATGTGGCAACTGGCCCGCTGGCCATCTACAACGCGGCCGACCTTTATCTGTACCCTAACACCGTGTATGCGGTGAAGGTGAACGGTGCCGATGTCAAGGACTGGCTGGAAGCTGCAGCCAAGCGCTTCAACCAGATCGACGTGAGCAAGACGGCCGAGCAGCCCTTGATCAGCAGCTTCCCGGGCTACAACTTCGATATGTTCACCACCGCCGATGTGCAGTACGAGATCGACGTGACCCAGCCGCTGGGCAGCCGCATCAAGAACCTCAGTTATCTGGGCAAGCCCATGGATACGGCGCAAGAGTTCATCATCGCGACCAACAACTACCGTGCCACCAGCGGTGCCAGCTTCATCCCCAAGCTCAACGGTTCGTCCACCATCTGGGCATCCCCCGATGCGAACCGTGATGTGGTGATCGAGTATGTACGCAAGAATCCGCAGATCACGCGTGCAGCCAATGGTGCGGCCAAGAGCTGGCGTTTTGCCAAGGTGACGACGGCCGGCCCGGTGGTGTTCAGCTCCGGCACCAATGCCTTGAGCGTGGCCCAGGCGGCAGGCCTGACGGGCGTGTCGGTGCTTTCGGCCGATGACGGCTTGGGCAAGGGCATGAGCAAGTATCAGCTCGATCTGTCCAAATAA
- a CDS encoding MFS transporter: MPLSFTGPAVALPALREALGGSPLALNWVTNAFMLSFGATLMAAGALADIYGRRRVFLAGLAVVVGSVLLQVCLQGKGAIIGFDLLRALQGLGAAAALAAGTAGLAQAYDGARRTRAFSFVGASFGVGLAFGPLLSGWLLQSWGWRSVVLSAAAAAFVALLLGLRHMPESRNPQAQRLDLPGALSFTLALALLTWGMLQVPETGWLHGSTWLTLAAALLAAAAFVQIERRSPHPMLDLSLFRYPRFVGVQLLAAAPAYAFVVLLVLLPLRFIGVEGLAPLAAGQRMFVLSLPMLFVPLLAGWLSRWLSAALLCGAGLLVCATGLLWLGRCAPGSDLAQMSAPLLLIGLGIGLPWGLMDGLAVTVVPRERAGMATGIFSTVRVAGEGIALAVVGAVLAALLARELTAIWPSMQHGSAVAQMLVTGNMQGALALMQGASAAELLRAYGLAFSSLLDVLAGVTVLTAVGVFAFLRSGTDMPHVRQSGLTRKAATHAD, translated from the coding sequence ATGCCACTGAGCTTTACCGGGCCGGCCGTGGCGCTGCCGGCGCTGCGCGAGGCGCTGGGCGGCAGCCCTCTGGCGCTGAATTGGGTCACCAATGCCTTCATGCTGAGTTTCGGTGCCACGCTGATGGCGGCAGGAGCACTGGCCGACATCTACGGGCGGCGGCGTGTATTTCTGGCGGGGCTGGCCGTAGTGGTTGGCAGCGTGCTGCTGCAGGTCTGCCTGCAGGGCAAAGGGGCCATCATCGGCTTCGATCTGCTGCGGGCACTGCAGGGGCTGGGCGCGGCTGCTGCACTGGCGGCAGGCACAGCAGGCCTGGCCCAGGCCTACGATGGTGCCAGGCGTACCCGGGCCTTCAGTTTCGTAGGTGCCTCCTTTGGTGTTGGGCTGGCCTTCGGGCCCTTGCTGTCGGGCTGGTTGCTGCAAAGCTGGGGCTGGCGCAGCGTGGTGCTCAGCGCAGCCGCCGCGGCATTCGTCGCTCTGCTGCTTGGCCTGCGCCATATGCCTGAATCCCGCAATCCGCAGGCGCAGCGGCTGGACCTGCCGGGTGCGCTGTCATTCACGCTGGCGCTGGCTCTGTTGACCTGGGGCATGCTGCAAGTCCCGGAAACGGGCTGGTTGCATGGCAGCACATGGCTGACCCTGGCGGCAGCCCTGCTGGCGGCGGCGGCCTTTGTACAGATCGAGCGACGCAGCCCCCATCCCATGCTGGATCTGTCGCTGTTCCGTTATCCGCGCTTTGTCGGCGTGCAGCTGCTGGCCGCAGCACCGGCCTACGCCTTCGTGGTGCTGCTGGTGCTGCTGCCGCTGCGCTTCATCGGCGTGGAAGGCCTGGCGCCGCTCGCGGCCGGCCAGCGCATGTTCGTGCTGTCGCTGCCCATGCTGTTCGTGCCGCTGCTGGCGGGCTGGCTCTCGCGCTGGCTGTCGGCTGCCTTGCTCTGTGGGGCGGGGTTGCTGGTCTGTGCCACGGGCTTGCTGTGGCTGGGCCGCTGCGCGCCCGGCTCGGACCTGGCGCAGATGTCCGCACCGCTGCTGCTGATCGGTCTGGGCATAGGACTGCCCTGGGGGCTGATGGACGGGCTGGCCGTGACAGTGGTGCCGCGCGAGCGTGCCGGCATGGCCACGGGCATCTTCAGCACCGTACGTGTGGCAGGCGAAGGCATTGCCCTGGCCGTGGTCGGGGCGGTGCTGGCAGCGCTGCTGGCGCGGGAGCTGACGGCCATCTGGCCGTCCATGCAGCATGGCTCGGCCGTGGCCCAGATGCTGGTCACCGGCAATATGCAGGGCGCATTGGCTCTGATGCAAGGCGCATCAGCCGCAGAGCTGCTCAGGGCCTACGGCCTGGCCTTTTCCAGCTTGCTCGATGTGCTGGCCGGCGTGACGGTGCTGACGGCCGTTGGCGTTTTCGCATTCCTGCGCTCGGGTACGGACATGCCGCATGTCCGACAATCGGGACTGACTCGCAAAGCCGCTACACATGCAGATTGA
- a CDS encoding Smr/MutS family protein, giving the protein MNHAHRSLQDLAGVSRQLKLAREQAEALAAAQAEARAARERERNLFALSIGKVSPLRARNEVSFQDPPPSPLPLQLVMDEQNVLREAMSDEFDVSTLLDVDDQLSFRRPGIGLDVTHKLRGGHWSIQRQLDLHGLRSDEAREALGQFIRLSHRTGVRCVRIVHGKGLGSPGRTPVLKGKVQRWLVQKKEVLAFVQARPAEGGAGALVVLLQPGKRRLF; this is encoded by the coding sequence ATGAACCACGCCCACCGCTCACTGCAGGACCTGGCGGGCGTGTCGCGTCAGCTCAAGCTGGCCCGCGAGCAGGCTGAGGCGCTGGCCGCCGCCCAGGCCGAGGCCCGGGCAGCGCGCGAGCGTGAACGCAATCTGTTTGCGCTGAGCATAGGCAAGGTCTCGCCGCTGCGGGCTCGCAACGAGGTCAGTTTTCAGGACCCGCCGCCCTCCCCCCTGCCCTTGCAACTGGTCATGGACGAGCAGAATGTGCTGCGCGAGGCCATGAGCGACGAGTTCGATGTCAGCACCCTGCTGGATGTGGACGACCAGCTGAGCTTTCGCCGCCCCGGCATCGGTCTCGATGTCACGCACAAGCTGCGCGGCGGCCACTGGAGCATTCAGCGCCAGCTCGATCTGCACGGGCTGCGCTCGGACGAAGCCCGCGAGGCGCTGGGTCAGTTCATCCGCCTGTCGCACCGCACCGGTGTGCGCTGTGTGCGCATCGTCCACGGCAAGGGCCTTGGATCGCCGGGCCGCACGCCCGTACTCAAGGGCAAGGTGCAGCGCTGGCTGGTACAGAAAAAGGAAGTCCTGGCCTTTGTCCAGGCGCGCCCCGCAGAAGGCGGTGCCGGTGCGCTCGTGGTGTTGCTGCAGCCGGGCAAGCGCAGGCTGTTCTGA
- a CDS encoding spherulation-specific family 4 protein: protein MPIFSPTPLRLVASLLTLSAALAGCGGGDGGNGGGSNGTDPTTSPPSQDESSAVKHTPMQVLVPAYFNPIPGWDDITKGAKAYPDVKITAILNPENGNFTKENSQFTAAINAFKAQGGRVVGYVMTDYGNRSMSAVKANVDNYLRLYPGVSGFFLDEMAAKSGQLAFYREVYQYIKSKDSGLQVMGNPGAYPDPAYAGITDALVTFEGLETDYRQINPQPQNTWVYDKPTTAQAMLVHNAPTCAIMQSALKTADLPRTHTGLAYVTSLEYDPRSGVGNPWASLPSYWTQLLGTVDALNKGQALPAC from the coding sequence ATGCCCATCTTTTCGCCTACCCCATTGCGCCTTGTCGCCAGCCTCCTGACCCTGAGTGCGGCACTGGCAGGCTGCGGCGGCGGTGACGGTGGTAACGGCGGCGGCAGCAATGGCACGGATCCCACCACATCCCCCCCCTCGCAGGATGAAAGCAGCGCCGTCAAACATACGCCTATGCAAGTGCTCGTGCCTGCGTACTTCAATCCCATCCCTGGCTGGGACGACATCACCAAGGGGGCAAAGGCTTATCCGGATGTGAAGATCACGGCCATCCTGAATCCGGAAAACGGCAACTTCACCAAAGAAAACAGCCAGTTCACCGCTGCCATCAATGCCTTCAAGGCGCAAGGCGGCCGCGTGGTGGGCTATGTCATGACCGACTATGGCAACCGTTCAATGAGCGCAGTGAAAGCCAATGTCGACAATTACCTCAGGCTCTACCCTGGCGTCAGCGGCTTCTTCCTCGACGAAATGGCAGCAAAAAGCGGCCAGCTGGCGTTCTACCGCGAGGTCTATCAGTACATCAAAAGCAAGGACTCAGGCCTGCAGGTCATGGGCAACCCTGGGGCCTATCCCGACCCGGCCTATGCGGGTATCACCGACGCCCTGGTCACCTTCGAAGGCCTTGAGACGGATTACCGCCAGATCAATCCCCAGCCCCAGAACACCTGGGTCTATGACAAGCCCACAACCGCACAGGCCATGCTGGTGCATAACGCACCCACCTGCGCCATCATGCAAAGCGCGCTGAAAACTGCCGATCTGCCTCGCACCCACACCGGCCTGGCGTATGTGACATCGCTGGAATATGACCCCCGCTCCGGTGTCGGCAACCCTTGGGCCAGCCTGCCATCCTACTGGACGCAACTGCTGGGCACGGTGGATGCGCTGAACAAAGGTCAGGCCCTTCCCGCGTGCTAG
- the ispH gene encoding 4-hydroxy-3-methylbut-2-enyl diphosphate reductase, which produces MVGAKEVLLAEPRGFCAGVDRAIEIVERALAKFGAPIYVRHEIVHNTFVVNDLKAKGAIFIEELDEVPPGATLIFSAHGVSKAVQQEAERRGFAIFDATCPLVTKVHVEVAKLAKEGYEFLMIGHKGHPEVEGTMGQLSEGIHLVEDEGDVAKVAPRQTEKLAVVTQTTLSVDDAAGIKAAIKARFPQVREPKQQDICYATQNRQDAVKILAPQVDLVIVVGSPTSSNSNRLRELADRLGTPAYMVDNALELKQEWFADAARVGLTAGASAPEVLVDEVIARIRQLGAVAVRKMDGIEETIKFPLPKGLKIDAATGLEIAVRKAPETGH; this is translated from the coding sequence GTGGTTGGCGCCAAGGAAGTTCTGCTGGCCGAGCCGCGCGGCTTTTGCGCCGGGGTGGATCGCGCCATCGAGATCGTGGAGCGGGCGCTGGCCAAGTTCGGCGCGCCCATCTATGTGCGCCACGAGATCGTGCACAACACCTTTGTGGTCAACGACCTCAAGGCCAAGGGCGCCATCTTCATCGAGGAGCTCGACGAGGTGCCACCCGGCGCCACGCTGATCTTCTCGGCCCATGGCGTCTCCAAGGCCGTGCAGCAGGAGGCCGAGCGCCGCGGCTTTGCCATCTTCGATGCGACCTGCCCGCTGGTCACCAAGGTGCATGTGGAAGTCGCCAAGTTGGCCAAGGAAGGCTATGAGTTCCTCATGATCGGCCACAAGGGCCATCCCGAGGTCGAAGGCACCATGGGTCAGCTCTCCGAAGGGATTCACCTGGTCGAGGACGAGGGAGATGTGGCCAAGGTGGCGCCGCGCCAGACCGAAAAGCTGGCCGTGGTGACGCAGACCACGCTGTCGGTCGATGACGCCGCAGGCATCAAGGCCGCCATCAAGGCCCGCTTTCCGCAGGTGCGCGAGCCCAAGCAGCAGGACATCTGCTATGCCACGCAGAATCGCCAGGATGCCGTGAAGATTCTCGCGCCCCAGGTGGATCTGGTCATCGTCGTCGGCAGCCCGACTAGCTCCAACAGCAATCGCCTGCGCGAGCTGGCCGATCGCCTGGGCACGCCTGCCTATATGGTGGACAACGCGCTCGAGCTCAAGCAGGAGTGGTTTGCCGATGCGGCCCGCGTGGGGCTGACGGCCGGTGCCTCGGCGCCCGAAGTGCTGGTCGACGAGGTCATCGCACGCATCCGTCAACTGGGCGCAGTCGCCGTGCGCAAGATGGACGGCATCGAGGAAACCATCAAGTTCCCGCTGCCCAAGGGTCTGAAGATCGATGCGGCCACGGGCCTGGAGATCGCAGTGCGCAAGGCGCCCGAGACCGGACATTGA
- a CDS encoding LemA family protein, which yields MTAYIALAVVVVIVIWAIALYNRLRTHKNQVENAFAQIDVQLKRRHDLIPNLVEVARGYMQHEAQTLEAVIRARGEAVSAADKARQSPGKAQAMGALMAAEQVLGGQMGRLMALAEAYPTLKADARMQQLGEEITSTENRIGFARQSYNDEVLEFNNQAGQFPDLIVARLVGFVHLDMLASTQSEQERAVPQVRF from the coding sequence ATGACGGCATATATCGCGCTGGCAGTGGTGGTGGTGATCGTGATCTGGGCAATTGCCCTCTACAACCGCCTGCGCACGCACAAGAACCAGGTGGAGAACGCATTTGCGCAGATCGATGTGCAGCTCAAGCGCCGTCATGACCTGATCCCCAATCTGGTCGAGGTCGCCCGCGGCTATATGCAGCACGAGGCCCAGACGCTGGAGGCCGTGATTCGCGCACGCGGCGAGGCCGTGAGCGCGGCCGACAAGGCCCGGCAGTCGCCGGGCAAGGCGCAGGCCATGGGAGCTCTCATGGCGGCGGAGCAGGTGCTGGGCGGCCAGATGGGCCGTCTCATGGCACTGGCCGAGGCCTATCCCACGCTCAAGGCCGATGCCCGCATGCAGCAGCTCGGCGAAGAAATCACCAGCACCGAGAACCGCATCGGTTTTGCGCGTCAGTCCTATAACGACGAGGTGCTGGAATTCAACAACCAGGCCGGACAGTTCCCGGATCTGATCGTGGCGCGGCTGGTGGGTTTTGTGCATCTGGACATGCTGGCCTCGACCCAGAGCGAGCAGGAGCGCGCCGTCCCTCAGGTCCGGTTCTGA
- the radC gene encoding RadC family protein, translating to MPIKDLPLDAQPREKLAQRGAAALSDAELLAIILRTGMAGKSVLQMAQELLELPGTGGLAGLLAASHQDLAAVKGLGPAKRAELMAVLELARRATAQQLREREVFSSPEAVKHYLQLHLAAKSHEVFAVLFLDSQNRLLALEEMFRGTLTQTSVYPREVVLRALHHHAGAIILAHNHPSGSVQPSSADRSLTTTLKAALALIDVRVLDHIIVAPGAACSMAEEGLL from the coding sequence ATGCCGATCAAAGACCTGCCACTGGATGCCCAGCCGCGTGAAAAGCTCGCACAGCGGGGTGCGGCCGCGCTCTCGGATGCCGAACTGCTGGCCATCATCCTGCGCACCGGCATGGCCGGAAAAAGCGTTTTGCAGATGGCACAGGAGCTGCTGGAGCTGCCCGGCACCGGCGGCCTTGCAGGCCTGCTGGCGGCCAGCCATCAGGATCTGGCAGCCGTCAAAGGCCTGGGTCCCGCCAAACGTGCCGAGCTGATGGCGGTGCTGGAGCTGGCACGCCGCGCCACGGCCCAGCAGCTGCGTGAGCGGGAAGTCTTTTCCTCCCCCGAGGCCGTCAAACACTATCTGCAGCTGCATCTGGCAGCCAAGAGCCACGAGGTGTTTGCGGTGCTGTTTTTGGATAGCCAGAACCGCCTGCTGGCTCTGGAAGAAATGTTTCGCGGTACCTTGACGCAAACCTCCGTCTACCCCCGGGAAGTGGTGCTGCGCGCCCTTCACCACCATGCTGGTGCCATCATCCTGGCCCACAATCATCCCAGCGGCAGCGTACAGCCCAGCAGCGCCGACCGCTCCCTGACCACGACACTCAAGGCTGCGCTGGCATTGATAGATGTGCGCGTGCTGGACCACATCATCGTGGCCCCTGGCGCCGCCTGCTCGATGGCGGAGGAGGGTCTGCTATGA